TCTATTTTTACCACCTATGGTGGAAAACTAGAAATGTTGATATTAGATGTTTGTTTCTTGCTGTATCACGATTAACACAATAATTAGCTGAAACTCACTTTCTCACCAGACCATATGTAACCGAGTCTGTCACCAATAATCTCCACATGAACAAAAGCCATCTTTAAAGTGATGAAAACGATTCGTGTCTCTAACATATATCTCTCGTTGCTCAAATCTAGATATAAACTTTATAACGTCATGACAATCCCCACATATTCTAAGGTTTTTAATCACTTGAAGACTTGACCCGTGTGGAGTATTTAATAACCCAAGTACAACAGCTAGTTTTTCACTATGCCCGCACAAAATATGCTCCTTTTCTTGATCTTCAACATCTTGTAATACAAACGAAGTAACTGGCAAACATCCCGATTTCTTCATTTCCATACTCAAATTTTCCATCTTTTCTAATATTTTAAACATTTGAGGATGAGATCTGTCACCTGCTAAAAGCATATGCACCTTGTTCTTGATCTCAATCCAACTACATCCAGGATTTTTCCTCATTCCCATTTTTTTCATTAAATCTCTAACTTTATCTACTTCTTTCCATAACCCTTTATTTGCATATATATTGGATAATAAAACATAATTCCCAGGATTATTCGGTTCTAACTCAAATAATTTATCCGCAGCCACTTGTGCTAATTCCAAATTATTATGAACTCTACAAGAACTAAGTAAAGCCCCCCAAACACACGCATCGGGCTCATACGGCATTTTCTCTATAGTGGAATACGCTTCTTTAATCTTCCCCGCACGACCTAATAGCGTAACTAAACAAGCGTAATGCTCTACACGTGGCTTAATTCCATAATCGTTTTGCATTTTTTTAAAGTAACGTTCACCTTGCTCTGTGAACCCGCTATGACTACACGCCGACAACAAAGAAGTAAAAGTAATAAAGTCGGGTTTTTGATCACTTTTTTCCATCAAATGAAATATTTCAAGAACTTCATTTGCGTTCCCGTGCATCGCGTGTCCTCCCATTATAGCGTTCCAACAAACTATATTACGAAAAGGCATCCTATCAAAACAAATTTGAGCTAATCTTATCCTTCCACAATTAGCATACATGTCAATTAACGCACTTCCTACATAAACATTATTTAAAATCCCGGATCTAAGACAGAACCCGTGTACACTTTTCCCGTGCATTAACGCTGCAACATTTCCACATGCGGGAAGCAAACAAGGGATCGTTACAGCATTCGGTTTCACTCCACAAACTTGCATTTCTCTAAAAATCTCAAGTGCTTCGATATCTTTCCCATGTTGCGAGCAGCATGCGATAATAGATGTCCATGACACAACATTTAACTCTAATTCCTGGCTTCGTAACCTTTTAAACGCTTCTAATGCATCGTCGGTCAAACCATTTCTAGCCAACCCTGATATCAAAGCATTACACGAACCAACATCTACATcttgcatttcatcaaacacttttgACATCTCTACAGTTAAAGAACACTTCCCATACATATCAATCATCGCGCTCACAACACATTTATCGGATCCAAGACCACGCTTATAAACATACCCATGTACCTGAACACCTACTAACACGTCCCCCAAATTTCCAACAGCAGGAAGAACACTAGAAACTGTCGTTCCGTCTGGCTTAAATCCACGCCCACACATTTCTTGAAACACGTTCACGGCATCCATATAACAACCACTCTGATTAAACCCGGCCACCAACCCATTCCATGTAACCAAATTCGGCTCGATCCCAACATCCACCATCTTACCAAACACTTTCCTCGCTTCCTTCACATGTCCTTCTCTCGCATACCCAGATACCAAAGCGCTACATGACACAACATCCGGatcagacatttcatcaaacactttgcATGCATATTCCATGCGACcacattttaaataaaaatgaaccAATGAAGACTGTACAAACGAATCCAAACACACCCCAGACGTTACACAAAACCCATgaacttgtttccctattctcaaACTATTCAACCCACTACACGCTTTGACAATAGATGGAACAACACGTGTATCCGGTAATACATTGTATTGTA
The window above is part of the Rutidosis leptorrhynchoides isolate AG116_Rl617_1_P2 chromosome 1, CSIRO_AGI_Rlap_v1, whole genome shotgun sequence genome. Proteins encoded here:
- the LOC139858489 gene encoding pentatricopeptide repeat-containing protein At1g20230 codes for the protein MLFSRMVIQYNVLPDTRVVPSIVKACSGLNSLRIGKQVHGFCVTSGVCLDSFVQSSLVHFYLKCGRMEYACKVFDEMSDPDVVSCSALVSGYAREGHVKEARKVFGKMVDVGIEPNLVTWNGLVAGFNQSGCYMDAVNVFQEMCGRGFKPDGTTVSSVLPAVGNLGDVLVGVQVHGYVYKRGLGSDKCVVSAMIDMYGKCSLTVEMSKVFDEMQDVDVGSCNALISGLARNGLTDDALEAFKRLRSQELELNVVSWTSIIACCSQHGKDIEALEIFREMQVCGVKPNAVTIPCLLPACGNVAALMHGKSVHGFCLRSGILNNVYVGSALIDMYANCGRIRLAQICFDRMPFRNIVCWNAIMGGHAMHGNANEVLEIFHLMEKSDQKPDFITFTSLLSACSHSGFTEQGERYFKKMQNDYGIKPRVEHYACLVTLLGRAGKIKEAYSTIEKMPYEPDACVWGALLSSCRVHNNLELAQVAADKLFELEPNNPGNYVLLSNIYANKGLWKEVDKVRDLMKKMGMRKNPGCSWIEIKNKVHMLLAGDRSHPQMFKILEKMENLSMEMKKSGCLPVTSFVLQDVEDQEKEHILCGHSEKLAVVLGLLNTPHGSSLQVIKNLRICGDCHDVIKFISRFEQREIYVRDTNRFHHFKDGFCSCGDYW